From a region of the Pseudomonas fulva 12-X genome:
- a CDS encoding response regulator, producing MTFTVLLVEDELILRQLLVELIAPLSVEVIECASADTALEHLGYGGIDLLLTDIRMPGSLDGWQLAQIVWNRWPLLPVILTSGHQMLCRDEIPQHSTFISKPWDIALMYEAVADVQQSAATGV from the coding sequence ATGACCTTCACCGTATTGCTCGTTGAAGACGAGCTGATCCTTCGGCAACTGCTGGTGGAATTGATTGCGCCCCTGAGCGTTGAGGTGATCGAGTGTGCATCGGCAGATACCGCGCTTGAACATCTGGGGTATGGGGGTATCGATTTATTGCTGACCGACATCCGCATGCCGGGCTCGCTGGATGGTTGGCAGCTGGCGCAGATTGTCTGGAATCGCTGGCCCTTATTGCCGGTGATACTGACCTCTGGGCATCAAATGCTGTGCAGGGACGAGATACCCCAGCACTCCACGTTCATTTCCAAGCCTTGGGACATAGCCCTAATGTACGAAGCAGTAGCGGATGTTCAACAATCTGCCGCTACCGGAGTTTGA
- a CDS encoding GH36-type glycosyl hydrolase domain-containing protein, translated as MERQWLRAIQRLWRPTPRTFEYEPALRAELFSAEQMATHGAHLAQQHHLSSAPTSDALLHRLSENAAVLASSCQAMSAAALSNQRATPAAEWLLDNFYLVEEQIRTAQKHLPKGYCRELPGLDDGPSRTLPRVYDIALETIAHGDGRVDSDSLSRFVTAYQVVTPLTLGELWGIPIMLRLALIENLRRVASRVMASWSDRSLANEWADRLVSTAELDAKNVVLLVADLARSAPPMTSAFVAELARRLQGQSTALILPMTWVEQALAESGQSVERLIHLDAQLQATEQVSISNSINSLRLLSSLDWREFVELMSGVEHALGEDPSAVYPSMDFATRDHYRHVVERLARCCRCSQVEIARAAVALCHTVADEDPLKRHVGFYLLGPGLVDLEQQLGARRSPAERCRRVLRKSPLAFFMTPVVALSVLLAWPFYSMLRADGWGPWALLLLSVPTLVMTSHLAIALVNRLVTLSLPADILPRLDYSAGIPPQARTLVVVPTLIGSAQDVEELVDGLEIRFLANRDANLHFALLTDFMDAQSEVLDGDAPLLQQASLAVAALNLKYPETAASRFFLLHRPRRWNATEQRWMGHERKRGKIAELNALLRGHGHKRFSLIVGDIGALPRIEYVIVLDTDTQLPRDVARQLLGAICHPLNQARFDPQHNRIVSGYAILQPRVGISLPSIARSTYAQLFGSDAGVDPYTRSVSDVYQDLFGNGSFIGKGIYAVDAFEQALQGCFPDNCILSHDLIEGCYARSGLISDVQLYEEHPARYSANAKRRHRWIRGDWQLLPWLMPWTPKSGGGLERNRLTDLACWKIVDNLRRSLEPAAFLCMLLWGWFATTQPLLWSLGVFLLIIAQPLISTLLALLHKAHDINLGQHLKVTLRDAALDFSRALLTLAWLPFEAFSSLDAIARTLWRMTISQRRLLQWNPSREVERSSRNDLPGLYRLMWVAPLLAVAVAVLLSGQPVVLAIAMPFLLAWLLAPAIAFWLSRTAVYVAYAPSLEDQQFLRRLARRTWAFFDDHVGPADNWLPPDNIQERPTAVTAHRTSPTNMGMALLSHLAAHDFAYLSGGRLLARLDNALTSMSRLERHRRHFYNWYDTQTLHPLPPRYVSTVDSGNLAGLLLTLRPGLYELPNAALLSPNWRRGVADSLGVLHEALLASGLDEHLLDEAFSELAPAPALEAESLSDISAVLQRLIALAQGLRSTLSADVEADYWRQALLAHCQDLHDELACLTLPGDPPASGSWHELAQLDGAQWPTAEQAQVRAVIAHASERIATALRLADLAAELADMDFTFLYDAQRELLAIGYNADDQRLDGAYYDLLASEARLTNYVVIAQGQLPQESWFTLGRLLTSNGGVPVLLSWTGSMFEYLMPMLVMPSYADTLLDQTCRAAVARQIEYGQQLGLPWGVSESGYSTLDAQLNYQYRAFGVPGLGLKRGLGEDVVMAPYASVLALMVAPEAACKNLQRLADMGMAGRYGLYEAIDFTSARLPPGQSATVIQSFMAHHQGMSLLSLTHVLQGRSMQRRFEADPQFQATALLLQERVPKSAAQYLHTANASLEDKVARVNENKLRVYTDPGRRHPAVQLLSNGRYHVMISNAGGGYSRCDDMAVTRWHEDITCDNTGTFCYLRDVDSGDFWSSAHQPTLRATQSFEAIFTDARAEFRVRERDFDAHTEIVVSPEDDIELRRLHISNRGAQRRTLELTSYAEVVLAPALSDALHPAFSKLFVQSELLTPLQAILCSRRPRSSEEKVPWLCHLLAAHEVDITAISYETDRARFIGRGRNLTHPAAMDTEALSGTAGAVLDPIVAIRCRITLDPGQTATIDLVTGVSDSRDGCLQLINKYRDRHLADRVFDLAWTHSQVLLRQLNTSHADARLFEQMAASIIYTNPSLRAAPSVLAANQRNQSGLWGQAISGDRPIVLLQISATAHIDLVRQLVQAHAYWRHKGMIVDLVIWNEDQAGYRQDLQDAIMGLVASGSEAHLLDRPGGIFVRPAQQLSNEDRVLMLAVAHLVLSDERGSLAEQIHRRRAEPALPAFDASLLPRPVPAVAVAVADSSLILSNPHGGFSADGKEYVIHCRAGQPTPAPWVNVLANPNFGSVISESGSAYTWHENAHEFRLTPWRNDPVSDPGDEAIYLRDEDSGHYWSPTPLPRPGKGAYVTRHGFGYSVFEHEEGGIRSELWVYVSLQDPVKFSHLKIHNVSGRARRLSVTGYVAWVLGDLREKSAMHVVSEADPNSGALFARNAYSIEFPGRVAFFDVDAPLASSTAGRCDFIGRNGNLSAPAAMAQPHLSGRSGPGLDPCAALRVDLQLAADEQRSVTFRLGAAQDARTASRLVQRMRGSNVAKAELERVRDHWQDTLGKVQIETPEPAVDVLVNGWLMYQVIACRFWARSGYYQSGGAFGFRDQLQDSMAMLHADPAAVRQHLLLCAAHQFVEGDVQHWWHPPLDRGVRTGCSDDYLWLAQATSRYVQVSGDHSVLAETVGYLEGRLLNSGEESYYDLPNHSPLRETLYQHCVRAIEHSLARGAHGLPLMGHADWNDGMNRVGEGGKGESVWLGFFGYDVLRRFATTALLNGDAEFARRCDEQADALRLSLDAHAWDGDWYRRAYFDDGTPLGSTGNDECRIDSIAQSWSVLSGAAPDGRRRTAMDSLERHLLRRDIGLVQLLAPPFDQGVLDPGYIKGYVPGVRENGGQYTHAAVWASMAFAELGDSARAWELLHLINPVSHGNSAVAIATYKVEPYVVAADVYGMPPHEGRGGWSWYTGSAGWMYRLIVESLLGLQRSGTQLRMQPVLPAGWRGFSLRYRFGSATYRIVLFCNASGDATVHLDGTLLQGDSITLIDDGVEHRVEIQWPDQILAHDGRWMDTHSRPPNAIRHEERQWTDH; from the coding sequence ATGGAAAGGCAATGGCTTCGAGCAATACAACGGTTGTGGCGGCCCACGCCGCGCACCTTCGAATACGAGCCGGCCCTGCGCGCGGAACTGTTTAGCGCAGAACAGATGGCCACACACGGTGCCCATTTGGCCCAACAGCATCACCTTAGCTCCGCCCCCACCTCCGACGCCCTCCTTCATCGCCTTTCTGAAAACGCCGCCGTACTAGCCAGCAGTTGCCAGGCCATGAGCGCGGCAGCGCTCTCCAACCAACGCGCGACGCCCGCTGCAGAGTGGCTGCTGGACAACTTCTATCTAGTCGAAGAGCAGATCCGTACGGCGCAGAAACATCTGCCCAAAGGCTACTGCCGCGAACTGCCCGGCCTCGATGACGGGCCTTCACGGACGCTGCCACGGGTCTACGATATTGCCTTGGAAACCATCGCCCATGGTGATGGCCGGGTCGATAGCGACAGCCTGAGCCGTTTCGTGACGGCCTATCAGGTAGTCACACCGCTGACGCTGGGCGAGCTATGGGGCATTCCCATCATGCTGCGTTTGGCATTGATCGAGAACCTGCGACGGGTGGCGTCACGGGTGATGGCCAGCTGGAGCGACCGCAGCCTGGCCAACGAGTGGGCAGATCGGCTGGTTTCAACCGCCGAGCTCGACGCCAAGAACGTGGTGCTGCTGGTTGCCGACCTGGCGCGCTCTGCGCCACCGATGACCAGTGCTTTCGTGGCCGAGCTGGCGCGGCGCCTGCAAGGCCAAAGCACAGCACTGATACTGCCGATGACCTGGGTCGAGCAGGCTCTGGCCGAATCCGGCCAGAGCGTCGAGCGGCTGATTCACCTTGACGCTCAGTTGCAGGCCACGGAGCAAGTGTCGATCAGCAACAGCATCAACAGCCTGCGCCTGCTCTCTTCGCTAGACTGGCGCGAGTTCGTCGAACTTATGAGCGGCGTCGAGCACGCCCTTGGCGAAGACCCGTCTGCGGTCTATCCCAGCATGGATTTCGCCACCCGCGACCATTACCGCCACGTCGTCGAGCGTCTGGCGCGCTGTTGCCGATGCTCGCAGGTCGAGATCGCCCGGGCGGCCGTCGCCCTGTGCCATACGGTAGCGGATGAAGACCCGCTGAAGCGCCACGTTGGCTTCTACCTGTTGGGCCCCGGGCTGGTCGATCTGGAGCAGCAACTGGGCGCGCGGCGATCCCCGGCCGAGCGCTGCCGGCGCGTGCTGCGCAAGTCGCCGCTGGCGTTTTTCATGACGCCGGTGGTGGCGCTCAGCGTTCTGCTGGCCTGGCCCTTCTACAGCATGCTGCGCGCCGACGGCTGGGGCCCATGGGCATTGCTGCTACTCAGCGTGCCGACGCTGGTGATGACCAGCCACCTGGCCATCGCGCTGGTCAACCGTCTGGTTACCCTCAGCCTGCCAGCAGACATCCTGCCGCGCCTCGATTACAGCGCCGGCATTCCCCCCCAAGCGCGTACGCTGGTGGTGGTACCGACGCTGATCGGCAGCGCTCAGGATGTTGAAGAGCTGGTAGACGGCCTGGAGATACGGTTTCTCGCCAACCGTGATGCCAACCTGCATTTCGCCCTGCTCACCGATTTCATGGATGCCCAGAGCGAGGTGCTTGACGGCGATGCGCCCCTGCTGCAACAAGCCAGCCTGGCGGTCGCAGCGCTCAACCTGAAATACCCCGAAACGGCTGCGTCGCGCTTCTTCCTGCTGCATCGGCCACGACGCTGGAACGCCACCGAGCAACGCTGGATGGGCCATGAGCGCAAACGTGGCAAGATCGCCGAGCTCAATGCCCTGTTGCGAGGTCATGGCCACAAGCGGTTTTCCCTCATCGTCGGCGATATCGGCGCGCTGCCGAGGATCGAATACGTCATCGTGCTGGACACTGACACCCAGCTGCCACGCGATGTGGCTCGGCAGCTCCTCGGCGCCATCTGCCACCCGCTCAACCAGGCACGCTTCGACCCGCAGCACAATCGCATTGTCAGTGGGTATGCCATCCTGCAACCGCGTGTGGGCATCAGCCTGCCGAGCATCGCCCGCTCCACTTACGCGCAACTGTTTGGCAGCGATGCGGGGGTGGACCCTTACACCCGCTCTGTATCCGATGTGTACCAGGATCTGTTCGGCAACGGCTCGTTCATCGGCAAGGGTATCTACGCCGTGGACGCTTTCGAGCAGGCGCTGCAGGGCTGCTTTCCCGACAACTGCATTCTCAGTCACGACCTGATCGAGGGCTGTTACGCCCGCTCTGGGCTGATCAGCGACGTACAGCTGTACGAGGAACACCCGGCGCGCTACAGCGCCAATGCCAAGCGCCGGCATCGCTGGATTCGCGGAGACTGGCAGCTGTTGCCCTGGCTGATGCCCTGGACACCGAAATCCGGCGGCGGCCTGGAGCGCAACCGTCTGACCGATCTGGCCTGCTGGAAGATCGTCGATAATCTGCGCCGCAGCCTGGAGCCGGCGGCCTTTCTGTGCATGCTGCTGTGGGGCTGGTTCGCCACCACCCAGCCACTGCTGTGGAGCCTGGGTGTGTTCCTGCTGATCATCGCCCAGCCACTGATCAGTACCCTGTTGGCGTTGCTGCACAAAGCCCACGACATCAACCTCGGTCAGCACCTGAAGGTCACCCTTCGCGATGCGGCCCTGGACTTCAGTCGTGCGTTGCTGACTTTGGCGTGGCTGCCCTTCGAAGCCTTCAGCAGCCTGGATGCGATCGCTCGTACCCTGTGGCGCATGACGATCAGCCAGCGCCGCCTGTTGCAATGGAACCCTTCGCGAGAAGTGGAGCGCAGCAGTCGCAACGACCTGCCGGGCTTGTACCGGCTGATGTGGGTCGCGCCGCTGCTGGCGGTCGCCGTCGCCGTACTGCTGTCTGGTCAGCCCGTGGTGCTGGCCATCGCCATGCCCTTCCTGCTGGCCTGGCTGCTGGCGCCTGCCATCGCCTTCTGGCTGAGCAGGACGGCGGTCTATGTCGCCTATGCACCATCGCTCGAGGATCAGCAGTTTCTACGTCGCCTGGCGCGCAGGACCTGGGCCTTCTTCGACGATCATGTGGGCCCTGCGGACAACTGGCTGCCACCGGACAACATTCAGGAGCGGCCAACGGCGGTGACCGCCCACCGAACATCGCCGACCAACATGGGCATGGCGTTGCTGTCGCACCTGGCCGCTCACGACTTCGCCTATCTCAGTGGCGGCCGCCTGCTCGCGCGGCTGGATAACGCCCTGACCAGCATGTCGCGGCTGGAGCGCCATCGCCGCCACTTCTACAACTGGTACGACACCCAGACGCTGCACCCGCTGCCGCCACGCTACGTTTCCACCGTAGACAGCGGCAACCTGGCCGGCCTGCTACTGACGTTGCGGCCAGGCCTGTACGAGTTGCCGAACGCAGCATTGCTCAGCCCGAACTGGCGCCGAGGCGTGGCCGACAGCCTTGGCGTGCTGCATGAAGCACTGCTGGCCAGCGGCCTGGACGAGCACTTGCTCGATGAAGCCTTCAGCGAACTTGCCCCGGCACCGGCTCTCGAAGCCGAGAGCCTGTCTGATATCAGCGCCGTCCTGCAGCGCCTGATCGCTCTGGCCCAGGGGCTGCGATCCACTCTGTCAGCGGATGTCGAGGCCGATTACTGGCGCCAGGCACTGCTCGCCCATTGCCAGGATCTGCATGACGAACTGGCTTGCCTGACCCTGCCCGGCGACCCTCCAGCCTCGGGCAGCTGGCATGAGCTGGCGCAGCTCGATGGAGCGCAATGGCCGACTGCCGAGCAGGCCCAGGTACGCGCTGTGATCGCCCACGCCAGCGAACGCATCGCCACGGCGCTGCGCCTGGCGGATCTGGCGGCCGAGCTGGCGGACATGGACTTCACCTTCCTGTACGACGCGCAACGCGAACTGCTGGCCATTGGTTACAACGCCGATGACCAGCGTCTGGATGGCGCCTACTACGACCTGCTGGCCTCGGAAGCGCGGCTGACCAATTACGTGGTCATCGCCCAGGGGCAGCTTCCTCAGGAAAGCTGGTTCACCCTGGGCCGTTTGTTGACCAGCAATGGCGGGGTTCCCGTGCTGTTGTCCTGGACCGGCTCGATGTTCGAGTACCTGATGCCGATGTTGGTCATGCCCAGCTATGCCGACACCCTGCTCGACCAGACCTGTCGCGCCGCGGTCGCGCGGCAGATCGAATACGGCCAGCAACTGGGCCTGCCGTGGGGCGTATCCGAGTCCGGCTACAGCACCCTGGACGCACAACTGAACTATCAGTACCGAGCCTTCGGCGTGCCCGGCCTGGGTCTCAAACGCGGGCTTGGCGAAGACGTGGTGATGGCGCCTTATGCTTCGGTATTGGCCCTGATGGTCGCCCCCGAGGCGGCCTGCAAGAATCTCCAGCGCCTGGCCGACATGGGCATGGCAGGCCGATACGGTCTGTACGAAGCCATCGACTTCACCAGCGCCCGACTGCCACCGGGGCAGAGCGCGACCGTTATTCAGTCCTTCATGGCCCACCATCAGGGCATGAGCCTGCTGTCGCTGACCCATGTGCTGCAGGGTCGCTCTATGCAGCGCCGCTTCGAGGCCGATCCGCAATTCCAGGCCACCGCCCTGCTGCTGCAGGAGCGGGTGCCGAAAAGCGCCGCGCAGTACCTGCACACCGCCAATGCGTCGCTGGAAGACAAGGTCGCCCGGGTCAACGAGAACAAGCTGCGGGTCTACACCGATCCGGGGCGCCGGCATCCGGCCGTGCAACTGCTTTCCAACGGCCGTTACCACGTGATGATCAGTAATGCCGGCGGTGGCTACAGCCGGTGCGACGATATGGCGGTCACCCGTTGGCACGAGGACATTACCTGCGACAACACCGGTACCTTCTGCTACCTGCGTGACGTCGACAGCGGTGATTTCTGGTCCTCGGCGCACCAGCCGACCTTGCGTGCGACACAAAGCTTCGAAGCGATCTTCACCGACGCCCGAGCCGAATTTCGCGTGCGAGAACGGGACTTCGATGCCCACACCGAGATCGTCGTTTCCCCTGAGGACGACATCGAACTGCGGCGCCTGCATATCAGCAACCGAGGTGCGCAGCGTCGCACCCTGGAACTCACCAGCTACGCAGAGGTGGTCCTGGCTCCGGCCCTCAGCGACGCCCTGCATCCTGCCTTCAGCAAACTGTTCGTACAGAGTGAATTGCTCACTCCATTGCAGGCGATCCTGTGCAGCCGGCGGCCCCGTTCCAGCGAAGAGAAGGTGCCGTGGCTCTGCCATCTGCTGGCGGCGCATGAGGTGGACATCACGGCGATCTCCTATGAAACCGATCGGGCCCGCTTTATCGGTCGCGGGCGCAACCTGACACACCCTGCGGCGATGGACACCGAAGCGCTGTCCGGCACGGCCGGGGCGGTACTCGACCCCATCGTGGCGATCCGCTGTCGGATCACCCTGGATCCAGGCCAGACCGCCACCATCGACCTGGTAACAGGCGTCAGTGACAGCCGTGACGGTTGCCTGCAGCTGATCAACAAGTACCGTGATCGGCACCTGGCCGACCGTGTCTTCGACCTGGCCTGGACCCACAGCCAGGTGCTGCTGCGCCAACTCAACACCTCCCATGCCGATGCCCGCCTGTTCGAGCAGATGGCTGCGTCGATCATCTATACCAACCCTTCGCTGCGCGCTGCTCCAAGCGTGCTGGCTGCCAACCAGCGCAACCAGAGCGGCCTGTGGGGCCAGGCGATTTCCGGCGACCGGCCCATCGTGCTGCTGCAGATTTCCGCGACCGCGCATATCGACCTGGTGCGCCAACTGGTACAGGCCCACGCCTATTGGCGGCACAAGGGCATGATCGTCGACCTGGTGATCTGGAACGAAGACCAGGCCGGTTACCGCCAGGATCTGCAGGACGCGATCATGGGCCTGGTCGCCTCGGGCAGCGAGGCGCATCTGCTGGACAGGCCTGGCGGCATTTTTGTGCGCCCCGCCCAGCAACTTTCCAACGAAGACCGCGTGCTAATGCTGGCCGTAGCCCACCTGGTGCTCAGCGACGAGCGCGGCAGCCTTGCCGAACAGATTCATCGGCGCCGTGCAGAGCCCGCTCTGCCGGCCTTCGATGCCAGCCTGCTACCCAGGCCGGTACCGGCCGTAGCGGTTGCAGTGGCTGATTCGTCGCTGATTCTCAGCAACCCTCATGGTGGTTTCAGCGCCGACGGCAAGGAGTACGTCATTCATTGCCGAGCCGGTCAGCCCACGCCGGCACCCTGGGTCAACGTGCTGGCCAACCCGAACTTCGGCAGCGTCATTTCCGAAAGTGGCAGCGCCTACACCTGGCATGAAAACGCCCACGAATTCCGCCTTACACCGTGGCGTAACGATCCGGTCAGCGACCCGGGCGACGAGGCCATCTACCTGCGCGATGAAGACAGCGGCCATTACTGGTCGCCAACCCCACTGCCGCGCCCCGGCAAGGGCGCATACGTGACCCGCCACGGTTTCGGCTACAGCGTCTTCGAGCACGAGGAGGGCGGGATCCGCAGCGAGCTGTGGGTCTACGTATCGCTGCAGGATCCGGTGAAGTTCTCGCACCTGAAAATCCACAATGTCTCCGGCCGAGCACGGCGCCTGTCGGTCACCGGCTACGTGGCCTGGGTACTGGGTGATCTGCGGGAAAAATCGGCCATGCATGTGGTCAGCGAGGCTGATCCGAACAGTGGTGCACTGTTCGCGCGCAATGCCTACTCCATCGAATTCCCTGGCCGTGTGGCTTTCTTCGATGTCGATGCACCGCTGGCCAGCAGCACCGCCGGCCGCTGCGATTTCATCGGCCGTAACGGCAACCTGAGCGCTCCTGCAGCCATGGCGCAGCCGCACCTGTCAGGGCGCAGCGGGCCGGGGCTCGACCCGTGCGCTGCGTTGCGCGTCGATCTGCAGCTGGCTGCCGACGAGCAACGCAGCGTGACCTTCCGACTGGGGGCTGCGCAGGATGCCAGGACCGCCTCGCGTCTGGTGCAGCGCATGCGCGGCAGCAACGTCGCCAAGGCCGAGCTGGAGCGCGTACGCGACCATTGGCAGGACACCTTGGGCAAGGTTCAGATCGAAACCCCGGAGCCGGCCGTGGATGTGCTGGTCAATGGCTGGCTGATGTATCAGGTAATCGCCTGCCGCTTCTGGGCTCGCAGCGGTTATTACCAGTCCGGCGGCGCCTTCGGCTTTCGTGATCAATTGCAGGACAGCATGGCCATGCTGCATGCCGATCCGGCTGCGGTTCGTCAGCACCTGCTGCTGTGCGCCGCCCACCAGTTCGTCGAGGGTGATGTGCAGCATTGGTGGCACCCGCCGCTGGATCGTGGTGTGCGTACCGGCTGCTCCGACGACTACCTGTGGCTGGCCCAGGCGACCAGCCGCTATGTGCAGGTCAGCGGCGATCACAGTGTGCTCGCGGAAACCGTGGGTTACCTGGAAGGCCGCTTGCTAAACAGCGGCGAGGAATCCTATTACGACCTGCCGAACCATTCTCCCCTGCGCGAAACCCTTTACCAGCATTGCGTCAGGGCCATCGAACACAGCCTGGCACGGGGCGCTCACGGCCTGCCGCTGATGGGGCATGCCGATTGGAATGACGGCATGAACCGCGTCGGCGAAGGGGGCAAAGGCGAAAGCGTGTGGCTGGGTTTCTTCGGCTACGACGTGCTGCGTCGCTTCGCCACCACCGCATTGCTCAACGGTGACGCCGAGTTCGCCAGGCGCTGCGACGAACAGGCCGATGCCTTGAGGCTGAGCCTCGACGCCCACGCCTGGGATGGCGACTGGTATCGCCGCGCCTATTTCGACGATGGCACGCCTTTGGGCTCGACGGGCAACGACGAGTGCCGCATCGACTCCATCGCCCAGAGCTGGTCGGTGCTTTCCGGCGCGGCCCCCGACGGGCGCCGACGCACTGCCATGGACTCACTGGAACGGCATCTGCTGCGCCGCGACATCGGCCTGGTGCAGCTGCTTGCGCCACCGTTCGACCAAGGCGTTCTCGACCCCGGCTACATCAAGGGCTATGTGCCCGGCGTGCGCGAGAATGGCGGCCAGTACACCCACGCGGCGGTGTGGGCAAGCATGGCCTTCGCCGAACTGGGCGACAGCGCCCGGGCGTGGGAGCTGCTGCACCTGATCAACCCGGTCAGCCACGGCAACAGCGCCGTGGCCATCGCCACTTACAAGGTCGAGCCCTATGTGGTGGCCGCCGATGTCTACGGCATGCCGCCGCATGAAGGCCGTGGCGGGTGGAGCTGGTACACCGGCTCGGCCGGTTGGATGTACCGGCTGATCGTCGAGTCACTGCTCGGTCTGCAGCGCAGCGGTACGCAGTTGCGCATGCAGCCGGTACTGCCGGCGGGCTGGCGCGGATTCAGCCTGCGCTACCGCTTTGGCTCCGCGACCTACCGAATCGTCCTGTTTTGTAATGCGTCAGGCGATGCGACCGTGCACCTGGATGGCACACTGCTGCAGGGCGACAGCATTACCTTGATCGATGACGGCGTGGAGCATCGGGTAGAGATTCAATGGCCAGACCAGATCCTGGCACACGACGGGCGCTGGATGGACACTCACAGCAGGCCCCCTAACGCGATAAGGCACGAGGAACGACAATGGACAGACCATTGA
- a CDS encoding CsbD family protein, whose protein sequence is MSTIIEGKWKRLVGPAHIIWHELTRNELLKSGGDLDKLTTLIHSRCDMTHDEARKQVVSFFERHRTT, encoded by the coding sequence TTGAGCACGATCATCGAAGGGAAATGGAAGCGGTTGGTAGGGCCGGCGCATATCATCTGGCACGAACTCACGCGCAACGAACTGCTCAAGTCTGGCGGCGATCTGGACAAGCTCACCACGCTGATCCACAGCCGCTGCGACATGACGCACGATGAAGCACGCAAGCAGGTCGTGAGTTTCTTCGAGCGGCACCGCACTACCTGA
- a CDS encoding AAA family ATPase has translation MDIQQLQSLVPKPGQRFDAQACLEAIPGLQRLASTPQDPHYHAEGDVWVHTCMVVEALLAQPCYQQATEEQRLVLFLAALLHDISKPDTTVIDTETGRIGQPGHSRRGAVDARLLLWRAGMHFELREQVCRIISVHQLPFFALSGNRSGQSPEFILHKLSWELPVWMLCAVAEADMQGRTYVGKQAVLDEIELFRELAAEEGCLYGPRAFVDDYTRIQYFRGARVHPDYPLHEPEGSRVIMLSGMPASGKNTWVAKHHPDLPVISFDDAREALGLRHGENEGAAAHFAIDRAKSLLREKQPFIWNSTHLSAQMRKKTLDLLYAYQAKVQIQYLEMPEKEVYRRNTRRDTSLRNDDIRRMLFKWEVPLPSEAHQVDYSCESGAL, from the coding sequence ATGGACATTCAACAATTGCAAAGCCTGGTTCCAAAACCTGGCCAGCGCTTCGACGCGCAGGCATGCCTGGAGGCGATTCCGGGCCTGCAACGTTTGGCCAGCACGCCGCAGGACCCGCACTACCACGCCGAGGGCGACGTATGGGTTCATACATGCATGGTGGTCGAGGCCTTGCTCGCGCAACCGTGCTATCAGCAGGCAACCGAGGAACAGCGCCTGGTGCTGTTCCTGGCCGCGCTGCTGCACGACATCTCGAAGCCGGACACCACGGTGATCGATACCGAAACCGGGCGCATCGGCCAGCCTGGCCACTCGCGACGCGGCGCCGTGGATGCACGCCTACTGTTGTGGCGGGCAGGCATGCACTTCGAGTTGCGCGAGCAGGTCTGCCGCATCATCTCGGTACACCAATTGCCGTTCTTCGCGCTTTCGGGCAACCGCAGTGGGCAGAGCCCGGAGTTCATCCTGCACAAGCTGTCGTGGGAGCTGCCGGTATGGATGCTCTGCGCAGTCGCGGAAGCGGACATGCAGGGGCGCACCTACGTGGGCAAGCAAGCCGTGCTCGACGAGATCGAGCTATTTCGCGAGCTGGCCGCCGAGGAAGGCTGCCTGTATGGGCCAAGGGCATTCGTCGATGACTACACCCGTATCCAGTACTTCCGCGGTGCCCGGGTGCATCCCGACTACCCGCTGCATGAGCCGGAGGGCTCGCGGGTCATCATGCTGTCCGGCATGCCGGCCAGTGGCAAGAACACCTGGGTGGCCAAACACCACCCGGATCTGCCGGTGATCTCCTTCGACGACGCCCGCGAGGCCCTGGGCCTGCGCCATGGTGAGAACGAAGGCGCCGCCGCGCACTTCGCCATCGACCGGGCCAAGTCATTGCTGCGCGAGAAACAGCCCTTTATCTGGAACTCCACGCACCTCTCGGCACAGATGCGCAAGAAGACCCTCGATCTGCTGTACGCCTACCAGGCTAAGGTGCAGATCCAGTATCTGGAGATGCCCGAGAAAGAGGTCTACCGGCGTAACACCCGGCGCGACACCAGCCTGCGTAACGACGATATCCGCCGCATGCTGTTCAAATGGGAGGTGCCACTGCCAAGCGAGGCGCATCAAGTTGACTACTCGTGTGAATCTGGTGCGCTGTAA